From the Theobroma cacao cultivar B97-61/B2 chromosome 2, Criollo_cocoa_genome_V2, whole genome shotgun sequence genome, one window contains:
- the LOC18608730 gene encoding early nodulin-like protein 1, which produces MGSKRFLGFLWIVTVLSFLSSTQGYKFYVGGKEGWVVSPSEKYNHWAERNRFQVNDTLLFKYRKGSDSVLLVTREAYYSCNTSNPIQSLTDGDSIFTFDRSGPFFFIGGNADNCNKGQKLIVVVLAVRHKPQKQPPSPSPSTAVPATRPVSPAPSPVPKTNPPVESPKTSDTPSDIDAPAPAPSEQKSGSLGLVCSTSLVLGFSVWVSMILRSL; this is translated from the exons ATGGGGTCCAAAAGATTTCTTGGTTTTCTGTGGATTGTGACAGTGTTGTCTTTCCTCAGCTCAACTCAAGGTTACAAGTTCTACGTTGGTGGCAAAGAAGGTTGGGTGGTCAGCCCTTCTGAGAAGTACAATCATTGGGCTGAAAGGAACAGATTCCAAGTCAATGACACTCTCC ttTTTAAGTACAGGAAAGGGTCAGACTCGGTGCTGTTGGTAACAAGAGAAGCTTACTACTCGTGCAACACCAGTAACCCAATACAGTCCCTGACAGACGGTGATTCAATCTTTACATTTGATCGTTCAGGTCCCTTCTTCTTCATCGGAGGCAATGCTGATAACTGCAACAAAGGCCAAAAGCTCATCGTTGTGGTCTTGGCTGTGAGACACAAACCCCAGAAGCAGCCTCCTTCTCCATCTCCCTCAACTGCTGTGCCAGCAACACGGCCAGTTTCTCCAGCTCCATCTCCTGTTCCTAAGACTAACCCTCCAGTGGAGTCACCAAAGACCAGCGACACCCCATCGGACATTGATGCTCCGGCGCCGGCTCCATCGGAGCAAAAATCAGGTTCATTGGGATTAGTATGTTCTACTTCGTTAGTGTTGGGTTTCAGCGTTTGGGTGAGCATGATCTTGAGAAGTCTGTAA
- the LOC18608729 gene encoding protein RALF-like 22 produces the protein MNFRLPFAVLIISLAISAESSSYGSTHWGRTLFSSTVRDGSVGARQACRGPLSECIGNEEETPMEWDISRRALAEGKRYISYGALKQNSVPCNRRGNSYYNCGAPGRANPYKRGCSVITHCYRYTG, from the coding sequence ATGAATTTTCGGCTTCCTTTTGCTGTCCTTATCATTTCTTTGGCCATATCGGCCGAGTCATCATCCTACGGCAGCACGCATTGGGGTCGAACCTTGTTCTCGAGCACGGTCCGCGATGGAAGTGTGGGTGCAAGGCAAGCATGTCGTGGCCCCTTGAGTGAGTGCATAGGCAATGAGGAAGAAACGCCGATGGAATGGGATATAAGCCGTAGGGCATTAGCTGAAGGGAAAAGGTACATTAGCTACGGTGCCCTCAAGCAGAACAGCGTTCCATGCAATCGTCGGGGCAATTCCTACTACAACTGTGGCGCCCCTGGGCGGGCTAATCCTTACAAAAGAGGGTGCAGTGTCATCACACATTGCTATCGATACACTGGTTAA